A region from the Gossypium hirsutum isolate 1008001.06 chromosome A08, Gossypium_hirsutum_v2.1, whole genome shotgun sequence genome encodes:
- the LOC107932834 gene encoding rho guanine nucleotide exchange factor 8, with the protein MVRALSRRCSIQSWGSFRIRRTNHDDHDDDHDDDDHKQQQQLRTIDARNTNKPTEDQPPSIGEAPKEKPQSDMDQMKERFAKLLLGEDMSGGGKGVSSALALSNAVTNLAASIFGEQGKLAPMAPERKARWRKEMDWLLSVTDHIVEFVPSQQKSKDGTNMEIMVTKQRKDLLVNIPGLRKLDTLLIDTLDNFGQEQEFWYVSKNDDPENESSRREGKWWHPKVKVPPNGLSETSRRWLLSEKEAVSQVLKAAMAINASVLSEIEVPESYIDSLPKNGRSSLGDSVYKSITVEYFDPAQFLSSMDLSTEHKVLDLKNRIEASIIIWKRKMHHKEGKSSWGSAVSIEKRELFEERVETILHLLKYRFPGLPQSSLDISKIQDNKDIGHAILESYSRIIESLAFSILSRIEDVLHADSLAQSSSSNSDDDATRLSSAETPTLLDFMGWGIDPLKRSPIDMENLFKVDSDKKASKPPVSPTPRPPIPELSDN; encoded by the exons ATGGTTCGAGCATTGTCTCGTCGATGTAGCATTCAAAGTTGGGGATCTTTTCGTATTAGGCGAACAAATCATGATGATCATGATGATGATCACGATGATGATGATCATAAGCAGCAACAACAATTGAGGACCATTGATGCAAGAAATACAAATAAACCAACGGAGGATCAACCCCCTTCTATAGGAGAGGCTCCCAAGGAGAAGCCCCAATCAG ATATGGATCAAATGAAGGAAAGGTTTGCTAAGTTGCTTTTAGGTGAAGACATGTCTGGAGGAGGCAAAGGTGTTTCTTCGGCTTTGGCTTTGTCGAATGCAGTGACGAATCTAGCCG CATCCATTTTTGGAGAGCAAGGGAAATTGGCACCAATGGCACCAGAAAGGAAAGCTAGATGGAGAAAAGAAATGGATTGGCTTTTATCTGTAACTGATCACATTGTTGAATTTGTTCCTTCACAACAAAAATCGAAAGACGGGACGAATATGGAG ATTATGGTCACGAAACAAAGGAAGGATTTGCTTGTTAACATACCCGGCCTACGAAAGCTCGATACGTTACTTATC GATACACTAGACAATTTCGGACAAGAACAAGAGTTTTGGTATGTGTCGAAAAATGATGATCCGGAAAATGAAAGTAGTCGGAGGGAAGGGAAATGGTGGCATCCGAAAGTTAAGGTTCCACCAAACGGGTTGTCGGAGACATCGCGAAGATGGTTGTTGTCCGAAAAAGAAGCTGTGAGCCAAGTACTAAAAGCAGCCATGGCCATTAATGCTTCGGTCCTATCTGAAATTGAAGTCCCCGAGAGTTACATCGATTCCCTCCCTAAG AATGGGAGATCAAGCCTTGGTGATTCAGTTTATAAAAGTATAACGGTTGAATACTTCGATCCAGCGCAATTCCTTTCGTCTATGGATTTGTCAACCGAACACAAAGTTCTCGACCTTAAGAATAGAATCGAAGCATCGATAATTATTTGGAAGAGGAAGATGCATCATAAAGAAGGAAAGTCGTCCTGGGGTTCCGCCGTTAGTATAGAGAAACGGGAACTCTTCGAAGAGAGAGTCGAGACGATCCTTCACCTACTTAAGTATCGATTTCCGGGGCTTCCACAATCCTCACTCGATATATCTAAGATCCAAGATAACAAG GACATAGGACATGCTATCCTGGAAAGCTATTCGAGGATTATCGAAAGTTTGGCTTTTTCAATCTTGTCGAGAATCGAGGACGTCCTTCATGCCGATAGCCTTGCACAATCCTCGTCCTCGAATTCCGATGATGACGCCACAAGGTTGAGTTCTGCGGAGACACCGACGCTCTTGGATTTCATGGGTTGGGGCATTGATCCCCTAAAAAGAAGTCCAATTGATATGGAAAACTTGTTTAAGGTTGATAGTGACAAAAAAGCATCCAAGCCTCCGGTTAGTCCGACTCCAAGACCTCCCATTCCCGAGTTGAGTGACAATTGA